The following are encoded together in the Babylonia areolata isolate BAREFJ2019XMU chromosome 30, ASM4173473v1, whole genome shotgun sequence genome:
- the LOC143275658 gene encoding eukaryotic initiation factor 4A-I-like isoform X2, with amino-acid sequence MSYNSDEFEQRSQTKGPEGGEGEYVPEADGFIQGNYDDTCDSFDDMNLREALLRGIYAYGFEKPSAIQQRAIIPCIVGRDVIAQAQSGTGKTATFSVAILEKIDLKLTKCQALVLAPTRELAQQIQKVVLALGDYMNAACHACIGGTVVREDMRKLEAGVHVVVGTPGRVYDMINRGALDPNNIKMFVLDEADEMLSRGFKDQIYDVFRFMPSEIQVILLSATMPSDVLEVTQRFMRDPVRILVKKEELTLEGIRQFYVQVEREEWKLDTLCDLYETLTITQAVIFCNTRRKVDWLTEKMHGRDFTVSAMHGDMDQKERDVIMREFRTGSSRVLITTDLLARGIDVQQVSLVINYDLPANRENYIHRIGRGGRFGRKGVAINFVTNEDIRTLHDIEQFYNTTIEEMPMNVADLL; translated from the exons GTCTCAGACCAAGGGACctgagggtggtgaaggggagtATGTGCCTGAAGCTGATGGATTCATTCAG GGCAATTATGACGACACCTGTGACTCATTTGATGACATGAACTTGCGTGAGGCCCTTTTGAGAGGGATCTACGCTTATGGCTTTGAGAAACCATCGGCTATCCAGCAGCGTGCCATCATTCCCTGCATCGTGG GACGCGATGTCATCGCGCAGGCACAGTCAGGCACCGGAAAAACGGCCACGTTTTCTGTGGCCATTCTGGAAAAGATCGACCTGAAACTGACAAAGTGTCAGGCGCTTGTCCTCGCTCCCACTCGTGAGCTGGCTCAGCAG ATCCAGAAAGTAGTGTTGGCCCTTGGGGACTACATGAATGCTGCCTGTCACGCCTGCATCGGTGGAACTGTGGTGCGTGAGGACATGCGCAAGTTGGAGGCAGGAGTCCACGTGGTGGTTGGAACGCCAGGTCGTGTCTACGACATGATCAACCGTGGAGCTCTTG ATCCCAACAACATCAAGATGTTTGTCCTGGATGAGGCTGACGAGATGTTGTCCCGTGGTTTCAAGGATCAGATCTATGACGTTTTCCGTTTCATGCCCTCTGAGATCCAG GTGATCTTGCTGTCGGCCACCATGCCGTCGGACGTGCTGGAGGTGACCCAGCGCTTCATGCGTGACCCTGTGCGCATcctggtgaagaaggaggagctGACCCTGGAGGGTATCCGCCAGTTCTACgtgcaggtggagagagag GAGTGGAAGCTGGACACGCTGTGTGACCTGTACGAGACCCTGACCATCACTCAGGCCGTCATCTTCTGCAACACCCGCAGGAAGGTGGACTGGCTGACGGAGAAAATGCACGGCCGGGACTTCACTGTGTCCGCTATG CATGGAGACATGGACCAGAAGGAACGTGATGTCATCATGCGCGAGTTCCGCACTGGCTCCTCCCGTGTCCTCATCACCACCGACCTGCTGGCCCGTGGCATCGATGTGCAGCAGGTCTCCTTGGTCATCAACTATGATCTGCCCGCCAACAGAGAGAACTACATCCACAG aATTGGTCGTGGTGGTCGCTTTGGCCGAAAGGGTGTGGCCATCAACTTCGTGACCAATGAAGACATCCGTACCCTGCACGACATTGAGCAGTTCTACAATACCACCATCGAGGAGATGCCCATGAACGTGGCTGACCTCCTGTAG